The following proteins come from a genomic window of Natrinema saccharevitans:
- a CDS encoding pyridoxal phosphate-dependent aminotransferase, which yields MSFELSDRVQAVPPSGIRRFFEIADERDEVISLGVGEPDFATPWAARDAAIASLEQGKTSYTANRGKTDLREAIADYVADRFDLGYDPDEEIIVTAGASEAVDLAFRAFVDPGDTVAIAQPSYISYEPGVIFAGGEVLPVPTREEDDFRLTVEGLEEAGADEADVLVLCYPNNPTGAIMPAEDLEPIAEFAREHDLLVLSDEIYAELTYDGEHTSIATFEGMRERTIVFNGFSKAHAMTGLRLGYALGPADAIGAMNKIHQYTMLSAPTTAQYAALEALDSCEDDVQEMVDQYDRRRQFVLSRFREIGMDVFEAKGAFYCFPEVPESFTAEEFAEEVLREQGVAVVPGDVFGTGGEGHLRISYATGLEDLREALNRIEAFVADNA from the coding sequence ATGAGCTTCGAACTGTCAGACCGGGTGCAGGCGGTTCCGCCGTCGGGCATCCGCCGGTTCTTCGAGATCGCCGACGAGCGCGACGAGGTCATCTCGCTGGGCGTGGGCGAACCCGACTTCGCGACCCCGTGGGCGGCCCGCGACGCCGCCATCGCCTCGCTCGAGCAGGGCAAGACCTCCTACACCGCCAACCGCGGGAAGACCGACCTCCGCGAGGCGATCGCCGACTACGTCGCCGACCGGTTCGACCTGGGCTACGACCCCGACGAGGAGATCATCGTCACCGCCGGGGCCAGCGAGGCGGTCGATCTCGCTTTCCGGGCGTTCGTCGATCCCGGCGACACGGTCGCGATCGCCCAGCCCTCCTACATCTCCTACGAGCCCGGCGTGATCTTCGCCGGCGGCGAAGTGCTGCCGGTACCGACGAGAGAGGAAGACGACTTCCGACTCACAGTCGAGGGCCTCGAGGAAGCGGGTGCCGACGAGGCCGACGTCCTCGTCCTCTGTTACCCGAACAATCCGACCGGCGCGATCATGCCCGCCGAGGACCTCGAGCCGATCGCCGAGTTCGCCCGCGAACACGATCTGCTGGTCCTCTCGGACGAGATCTACGCCGAGTTGACCTACGACGGTGAGCACACCTCGATCGCGACGTTCGAGGGGATGCGCGAGCGCACCATCGTCTTCAACGGCTTCTCGAAGGCCCACGCGATGACCGGCCTCCGACTGGGCTATGCGCTCGGCCCGGCCGACGCCATCGGCGCGATGAACAAGATTCACCAGTACACGATGTTGTCGGCCCCGACGACCGCCCAGTACGCCGCCCTCGAGGCGCTGGACTCCTGCGAGGACGACGTGCAGGAGATGGTCGATCAGTACGACCGCCGACGGCAGTTCGTCCTCTCGCGATTCAGGGAGATCGGGATGGACGTCTTCGAGGCCAAGGGCGCGTTCTACTGCTTCCCCGAGGTCCCCGAGAGCTTCACCGCCGAGGAGTTCGCCGAAGAGGTCCTGCGCGAACAGGGCGTGGCCGTCGTCCCCGGCGACGTCTTCGGGACCGGCGGCGAGGGTCACCTGCGGATCTCCTACGCGACCGGCCTCGAGGACCTCCGGGAGGCGCTGAACCGGATCGAGGCCTTCGTCGCCGACAACGCCTGA
- a CDS encoding sensor histidine kinase, with product MRPVPIVDRVTDAFFALDTSFRFTYLNERAETLLKRSREDLIGRVMWDEFPQTVETQFPEGFHRAMDEQVPVSFEIYHAPLETWFEARAYPSETGLSVFMRDVSERKAQETTLAQHAAVVEAIRDAVVTLDRNREIITVNGATESVLGAGRSTLVGEHVETLTEAAGIDDDDAVEIGRAITDVDVGNATRRQLELPYVGPGGDDRMGEFRFVPVEDNAATVAAIVRDITDQHEYDRVVTSLHEVTRWLLESDDPEEICAIAVHAGSDLLDLPISGVWLLEEEQGYLEPVAGTAGAHDEFGGLPRFNPGEGLVWEVFEGGEVELFDDLDGTDGLYNPETPLRSEIIAPIGTHGVLMTGSYDPHWFDETDVDLISTLVENTRAALDRADRERVLRDRTAELERQTERLEAVAEILSNDLQNQLEAVADALADDGADEWEFPLAEDTVETTLDRAERLVDDVREFARNASAVGPRSRLRLESTIDDALADSRLDPDNVVVDAPAALRADPDRFVHLLQTAFDSAVARADGDVTVQIGLVGFEDGGSRGFFLLDDAAEIPPNAHDRVLDPTADDDTAIDGLGLALVRAIAEAHDWTCTVTNGDNGGTRIEIREVTTLERNLE from the coding sequence ATGCGCCCCGTTCCGATCGTCGATCGCGTCACCGACGCCTTCTTCGCCCTCGATACGAGCTTTCGGTTCACCTATCTCAACGAGCGGGCGGAGACGTTGCTGAAACGCTCTCGAGAGGACCTGATCGGACGCGTCATGTGGGACGAGTTCCCCCAGACCGTCGAGACGCAGTTCCCCGAGGGCTTTCACCGCGCGATGGACGAACAGGTACCGGTCTCTTTCGAAATCTATCACGCCCCCCTCGAGACGTGGTTCGAGGCGCGGGCGTATCCCTCCGAGACGGGCCTCTCAGTGTTCATGCGCGACGTCAGCGAGCGGAAGGCCCAGGAGACGACGCTCGCGCAACACGCCGCGGTCGTCGAGGCGATCCGCGACGCCGTCGTCACGCTCGATCGCAATCGCGAGATCATCACCGTCAACGGCGCGACCGAGTCGGTGCTGGGCGCGGGCCGCTCGACGCTCGTCGGCGAACACGTCGAGACCCTGACCGAAGCGGCGGGGATCGACGACGACGACGCCGTCGAGATCGGGCGGGCGATCACCGACGTCGATGTCGGTAACGCCACCCGTCGCCAGCTCGAGTTGCCCTACGTCGGGCCCGGCGGCGACGACCGGATGGGCGAGTTCCGGTTCGTTCCCGTCGAGGACAACGCCGCGACGGTCGCCGCGATCGTCCGGGACATCACCGACCAACACGAGTACGACCGCGTCGTCACGTCGCTGCACGAGGTCACCCGGTGGCTGCTCGAGTCCGACGATCCCGAGGAGATCTGTGCGATCGCCGTCCACGCCGGCAGCGACCTGCTCGATCTCCCTATCAGCGGCGTCTGGCTGCTCGAGGAGGAGCAGGGCTACCTCGAGCCGGTCGCCGGCACCGCGGGGGCCCACGACGAGTTCGGCGGCCTCCCGCGGTTCAACCCCGGCGAGGGGTTGGTCTGGGAGGTCTTCGAAGGCGGCGAGGTCGAACTGTTCGACGACCTCGACGGGACCGACGGGCTCTACAACCCCGAGACGCCGCTTCGCTCGGAGATCATCGCCCCGATCGGGACCCACGGGGTCCTCATGACCGGCTCGTACGACCCCCACTGGTTCGACGAAACCGACGTCGATCTCATCTCGACGCTCGTCGAGAACACTCGCGCCGCCCTCGATCGAGCGGACCGGGAACGGGTCCTGCGGGATCGGACGGCCGAACTCGAGCGCCAGACCGAACGCCTCGAGGCCGTCGCCGAGATCCTCTCGAACGACCTCCAGAACCAACTCGAGGCCGTCGCCGACGCCCTCGCGGACGACGGAGCCGACGAGTGGGAGTTTCCCCTGGCGGAAGATACCGTCGAGACGACACTCGACCGGGCCGAACGGCTCGTCGACGACGTCCGGGAGTTCGCCCGCAACGCCTCCGCGGTCGGCCCGCGAAGTCGACTCCGCCTCGAGTCGACTATCGACGACGCGCTCGCCGACTCCCGGCTGGACCCGGATAACGTCGTCGTGGACGCGCCGGCGGCGCTCCGTGCCGACCCCGACCGGTTCGTCCACCTCCTCCAGACGGCCTTCGACAGCGCGGTCGCCCGGGCGGACGGCGACGTGACGGTCCAGATCGGACTGGTCGGGTTCGAAGACGGCGGCAGCCGCGGGTTCTTCCTCCTCGACGACGCCGCGGAGATCCCACCGAACGCACACGATCGGGTCCTCGATCCGACCGCCGACGACGACACCGCGATCGACGGCCTCGGTCTCGCACTCGTCCGGGCGATCGCCGAGGCCCACGACTGGACGTGTACGGTCACCAACGGCGACAACGGCGGTACCCGGATCGAAATCCGGGAGGTAACGACACTCGAGCGAAACCTCGAGTGA
- a CDS encoding NADH:flavin oxidoreductase/NADH oxidase translates to MTDLLAGLSLRDLETRNRIAVSPMCQYSCDPDGLPTEWHRVHLGSRAVGGAGIVMTEATAVSPEGRITPHDLGIWSDDHAEALEPITEFIRDQGGVPAIQLAHAGHKASKERPWEGHVPLQPDETGPSGAAGWEVLTPSPDAYPPFDGDRPAMRKADAEDIEGVIDAYRAAAERSLAAGFEIAEVHAAHGYLLHEFLSPVTNRREDDYGGSFENRTRLVREVVDAVREVWPDDKPVFVRISGTDWLDDRESWDLEQSVRLADDLADLGVDLVDVSSGGLHPAQSISGGPNFQVPLAEQVREGADVAVGAVGGVTEPEQADALIRNDRADLVLVGREFLRDPYFGLRATGDLERDPDAVAEEWPVQYRRAVQR, encoded by the coding sequence ATGACCGATTTGCTCGCCGGACTGTCGTTGCGCGATCTCGAGACGCGGAACCGAATCGCCGTCTCGCCGATGTGTCAGTACTCCTGTGACCCCGACGGACTACCGACGGAGTGGCACCGCGTCCACCTCGGGAGCCGGGCCGTCGGCGGGGCCGGCATCGTCATGACCGAGGCGACCGCGGTCTCCCCCGAGGGGCGGATCACGCCCCACGATCTGGGCATCTGGAGCGACGACCACGCCGAGGCCCTCGAGCCGATCACGGAGTTCATCCGGGATCAGGGCGGCGTGCCGGCGATCCAGCTCGCCCACGCGGGCCACAAAGCGAGCAAGGAGCGTCCGTGGGAGGGTCACGTCCCGCTCCAGCCCGACGAAACGGGACCCTCCGGAGCGGCGGGCTGGGAGGTACTCACGCCGTCGCCCGACGCCTATCCCCCCTTCGACGGCGACCGGCCGGCGATGCGGAAGGCCGACGCCGAGGACATCGAGGGCGTGATCGACGCCTACCGCGCGGCGGCCGAACGGTCGCTCGCGGCCGGGTTCGAGATCGCCGAGGTCCACGCGGCCCACGGCTACCTGCTCCACGAGTTCCTCTCGCCGGTCACGAACCGCCGCGAGGACGACTACGGCGGGAGCTTCGAGAACCGGACCCGGCTGGTCCGCGAAGTCGTCGACGCCGTCCGCGAGGTCTGGCCCGACGACAAGCCGGTCTTCGTCCGGATTTCGGGGACCGACTGGCTCGACGATCGGGAGTCGTGGGATCTCGAGCAGTCGGTTCGGCTGGCCGACGACCTCGCCGATCTCGGCGTCGATCTGGTCGACGTCAGCTCCGGCGGGCTCCACCCCGCCCAGTCGATTTCGGGCGGTCCGAACTTTCAGGTGCCGTTGGCCGAGCAGGTCCGGGAGGGGGCAGACGTCGCCGTCGGCGCGGTCGGCGGCGTCACCGAGCCAGAACAGGCCGACGCCCTGATCCGCAACGACCGGGCCGACCTCGTCCTCGTCGGCCGGGAATTCCTGCGGGACCCGTACTTCGGGCTCCGCGCGACCGGCGACCTCGAGCGCGATCCCGACGCGGTCGCCGAGGAGTGGCCGGTCCAGTACCGGCGGGCCGTCCAGCGGTGA
- a CDS encoding HpcH/HpaI aldolase family protein, with product MSQHPRPNALRETLESGDVALGVLENTYSPSVVELYAVLGVDFVWIDLEHGGPSPFDGGRLEELLRAADGTDTELLVRVPGTDPALVRKALDAGVRNVFLPRVGSSEELETAVRAGRFEYEGDPGGRGLASPRARRWGLADNYVASEDESVVVGVTVETQSALEDLEDILAVPKLGFVFIGPLDLSVSLGYPGELDHPEVEEAIERIRSAAVEADVPIGGLGFGMDDVNEKAENGYQLLNVGTTTGALQSAVTGWLDGYDGS from the coding sequence GTGAGTCAGCACCCGCGACCCAACGCGCTTCGGGAGACGCTCGAGTCCGGCGACGTGGCGCTGGGCGTCCTCGAGAACACGTACAGCCCGTCGGTCGTCGAACTCTACGCCGTGCTCGGCGTCGACTTCGTCTGGATCGACCTCGAACACGGCGGCCCCAGTCCCTTCGACGGCGGTCGGCTGGAAGAACTGCTTCGGGCGGCCGACGGCACGGACACCGAACTCCTCGTCCGCGTTCCGGGCACCGATCCCGCGCTCGTGCGGAAGGCCCTCGACGCCGGCGTGCGGAACGTCTTCCTCCCCAGAGTCGGAAGCAGCGAGGAACTCGAGACGGCGGTCCGGGCCGGCCGGTTCGAGTACGAGGGCGACCCCGGCGGCCGCGGGCTCGCCAGTCCGCGGGCACGCCGCTGGGGGCTGGCCGACAACTACGTGGCGAGCGAGGACGAGTCGGTCGTCGTCGGCGTCACGGTCGAGACGCAGTCGGCGCTCGAGGACCTCGAGGACATCCTCGCGGTGCCGAAACTCGGCTTCGTCTTCATCGGGCCGCTGGACCTCTCGGTCTCGCTGGGGTATCCGGGCGAACTCGATCACCCCGAGGTCGAGGAGGCCATCGAGCGGATCCGGTCGGCCGCCGTCGAGGCGGACGTCCCGATCGGCGGGCTCGGTTTCGGGATGGACGATGTCAACGAGAAGGCGGAGAACGGGTATCAGCTACTGAACGTCGGGACGACGACCGGCGCGTTGCAGTCGGCGGTTACGGGGTGGCTCGACGGCTACGACGGTTCGTGA
- a CDS encoding BtpA/SgcQ family protein — METAAAIADRFDASRPVIGVVHLPPLPGAPGFGDGDEDHRDAIRTRALEDARRLEAGGADGLIVENFGDAPFHPDDVPKHVVAELTAIATAVTDAVDVPVGINVLRNDAVAALSVAAAADAAFVRVNVHIGSAATDQGVLEGRAHETLRLRERIEADVSLLADVHVKHASPVGERDIERAALETVERGQADGVIVSGPGTGVETPLADIERVGDALADAAAGPVPVFVGSGVTSETVGDCLAAGADGVIVGTALKRGGETTNPVSRDRVDELVGAVRDAASSDD; from the coding sequence ATGGAGACTGCAGCCGCCATCGCGGACCGGTTCGACGCGTCTCGCCCGGTAATCGGCGTGGTCCACCTCCCGCCGCTGCCCGGCGCACCGGGATTCGGCGACGGGGACGAGGACCACCGCGATGCCATCCGTACCCGCGCGCTCGAGGACGCCCGCCGGCTCGAGGCCGGCGGTGCTGACGGGCTCATCGTCGAGAACTTCGGGGACGCCCCGTTCCATCCCGACGACGTGCCGAAACACGTCGTCGCGGAGCTGACCGCGATCGCGACGGCCGTCACCGACGCCGTCGACGTCCCGGTCGGGATCAACGTCCTCCGAAACGACGCCGTGGCGGCGCTGTCGGTCGCCGCGGCCGCCGACGCCGCGTTCGTCCGCGTCAACGTTCATATCGGTAGCGCAGCGACCGACCAGGGCGTCCTCGAGGGGCGGGCCCACGAGACGCTCCGCCTTCGGGAGCGAATCGAGGCCGACGTCTCGCTCCTCGCGGACGTCCACGTCAAACACGCGAGTCCGGTCGGCGAGCGCGACATCGAACGCGCTGCGCTCGAGACCGTCGAACGCGGGCAGGCCGACGGCGTGATCGTCTCCGGGCCCGGGACCGGGGTCGAAACGCCGCTCGCGGACATCGAGCGCGTCGGCGACGCGCTCGCCGATGCCGCGGCCGGGCCCGTCCCGGTGTTCGTCGGCAGCGGCGTCACGAGCGAGACGGTCGGCGACTGCCTCGCGGCGGGGGCCGACGGCGTCATCGTCGGTACCGCGCTCAAACGGGGTGGCGAGACGACGAACCCGGTCTCCAGAGATCGGGTCGACGAACTCGTTGGCGCGGTCCGGGACGCGGCCTCGAGCGACGACTGA
- the purL gene encoding phosphoribosylformylglycinamidine synthase subunit PurL, which yields MSLADSDRELVVSELDREPTRAEAALFENLWSEHCAYRSSRPLLSAFDSEGEQVVVGPGDDAAVVALPGEEGEDATYITMGIESHNHPSYVDPFDGAATGVGGIVRDTLSMGAYPIALADSLYFGEFDDDHSKYLFEGVVEGISHYGNCIGVPTVAGSVDFHPDYEGNPLVNVACVGLTNEDRLVTAEAQEPGNKLVLVGNATGRDGLGGASFASEDLAEDAETEDRPAVQVGDPYAEKLLIEANEALVDEGLIESARDLGAAGLGGASSEMVAKADLGARIELERVHQREPNMNALEILLAESQERMCYEVEPENVERVREIAERFDLGCSVIGEVTDGNYTCTFEGETVVDVDAYFLGEGAPMNDLGSEDPEPPATDLPDVDLAEAFDAVVASPNTASKRWVYRQYDHEVGARTSVGPGDDAAIIAVREAEQGLALSSGAAPNWTAVAPYKGARAIALENATNVAAKGATPLAAVDCLNGGNPEKPDVYGGFEGIVDGLAEMCETLSAPVVGGNVSLYNDSVAGPIPPTPTLALVGAKEGYDAPPLSAAPEGELVLVGDLGLADDVRLGGSEYLAQFGGSDRFPELPDDPAALIETLAAVADDDATLAVHDVSHGGLAVSLAEMVTDDAGLEVSLPGDDPAGELFHEQPGRALIQTESVEAVREAFDGVAPVVELGAATDDGTLSVDLGDRTIETDAAEIRERRATIERGLE from the coding sequence ATGAGTCTTGCCGATTCGGACCGCGAACTCGTCGTCTCCGAGTTAGACCGAGAGCCCACCCGGGCGGAGGCGGCGCTGTTCGAGAACCTCTGGAGCGAACACTGCGCGTACCGCTCCTCGCGACCGCTGCTGTCGGCCTTCGACAGCGAGGGAGAGCAGGTCGTCGTCGGGCCGGGCGACGACGCGGCGGTCGTCGCGTTGCCCGGCGAGGAGGGCGAGGACGCGACGTACATCACGATGGGCATCGAGAGCCACAACCACCCCTCCTACGTCGATCCGTTCGACGGCGCGGCGACCGGCGTCGGCGGTATCGTCCGCGACACGCTCTCGATGGGGGCCTACCCCATCGCGCTGGCGGACTCGCTGTACTTCGGCGAGTTCGACGACGACCACTCGAAGTACCTCTTCGAGGGCGTCGTCGAAGGGATCAGCCACTACGGGAACTGCATCGGCGTCCCCACCGTCGCCGGCAGCGTCGACTTCCACCCCGACTACGAGGGGAACCCGCTGGTCAACGTCGCCTGCGTCGGCCTGACGAACGAAGATCGGCTCGTCACCGCCGAAGCGCAGGAACCGGGTAACAAACTCGTCCTCGTCGGCAACGCCACCGGCCGCGACGGGCTCGGCGGCGCGAGCTTCGCCAGCGAGGACTTGGCGGAGGACGCCGAAACCGAAGACCGGCCCGCGGTTCAGGTCGGCGATCCCTACGCGGAGAAACTGCTGATCGAGGCCAACGAGGCGCTCGTCGACGAGGGCCTGATCGAGTCCGCTCGCGACCTCGGTGCCGCCGGCCTCGGCGGGGCCTCGAGCGAGATGGTCGCCAAAGCGGACCTCGGCGCCCGCATCGAACTCGAGCGAGTTCACCAGCGCGAGCCGAACATGAACGCCCTGGAGATCCTGCTCGCCGAGTCTCAGGAACGGATGTGCTACGAGGTCGAACCCGAGAACGTCGAGCGCGTCCGCGAGATCGCCGAGCGGTTCGATCTCGGTTGCTCCGTCATCGGCGAGGTCACCGACGGCAACTACACCTGCACCTTCGAGGGCGAGACGGTCGTCGACGTCGACGCCTACTTCCTCGGCGAGGGCGCGCCGATGAACGACCTCGGGAGCGAGGATCCCGAGCCGCCCGCGACCGACCTGCCCGATGTCGACCTCGCGGAGGCGTTCGACGCCGTCGTCGCGAGCCCGAACACCGCCTCGAAGCGGTGGGTCTACCGGCAGTACGACCACGAGGTCGGCGCGCGAACGAGCGTGGGACCGGGCGACGACGCCGCGATCATCGCGGTCAGGGAAGCCGAGCAGGGCCTCGCGCTCTCGTCGGGCGCCGCGCCAAACTGGACCGCCGTCGCACCCTACAAGGGGGCCCGCGCGATCGCGCTCGAGAACGCGACCAACGTCGCGGCCAAGGGCGCGACGCCGCTGGCCGCGGTCGACTGTCTCAACGGCGGTAACCCCGAGAAGCCGGACGTCTACGGCGGATTCGAGGGGATCGTCGACGGCCTCGCGGAGATGTGCGAGACGCTGTCGGCGCCGGTCGTCGGGGGCAACGTCTCGCTGTACAACGACTCCGTCGCCGGCCCGATCCCGCCGACGCCGACGCTGGCGCTGGTCGGGGCGAAGGAGGGCTACGACGCGCCGCCGCTGTCGGCCGCGCCCGAGGGCGAACTGGTGTTAGTCGGCGACCTCGGTCTCGCCGACGACGTCCGGCTGGGCGGCTCCGAGTACCTCGCGCAATTCGGGGGCAGCGATCGGTTCCCCGAACTGCCCGACGACCCCGCGGCCCTGATCGAGACCCTCGCCGCGGTGGCCGACGACGACGCGACGCTCGCGGTTCACGACGTCAGCCACGGCGGGCTCGCCGTTTCCCTCGCCGAGATGGTCACCGACGACGCCGGCCTCGAGGTGTCGCTGCCGGGCGACGACCCCGCCGGCGAACTGTTCCACGAGCAGCCGGGTCGCGCGCTGATCCAGACCGAGTCCGTCGAGGCGGTCCGCGAGGCGTTCGACGGGGTCGCCCCCGTCGTCGAACTCGGTGCGGCGACCGACGACGGGACGCTGTCCGTCGACCTCGGCGACCGGACGATCGAGACCGACGCCGCCGAGATCCGGGAGCGGCGCGCGACGATCGAACGCGGCCTCGAGTGA
- a CDS encoding response regulator, with the protein MSDTPSVLIVEDEPDLADLYAAWLAEECRVRTAYDGTEALDSIDETIDVVLLDRRMPGLSGDTVLDTIRERSLDCRVAMVTAVEPDFDIVEMGFDDYLVKPVSGEELVDVIDQLLLRSTYDEQLQEFFALASKKALLDEQKTAAERQSSQEYAELEDRLAVLRVRVNDTMQELLEQGGYRQLCRDIAGESFETE; encoded by the coding sequence ATGTCAGATACCCCATCCGTCCTGATCGTCGAAGACGAGCCCGACCTCGCCGACCTCTATGCCGCCTGGCTCGCGGAGGAGTGTCGCGTCCGGACGGCCTACGATGGTACCGAGGCGCTCGATTCGATCGACGAGACGATCGACGTCGTGTTGCTCGATCGGCGGATGCCGGGACTCTCGGGCGATACCGTCCTCGACACTATCCGAGAGCGGAGCCTCGATTGCCGGGTCGCGATGGTGACGGCCGTGGAGCCGGACTTCGACATCGTCGAGATGGGGTTCGACGACTACCTCGTCAAGCCGGTCTCGGGCGAGGAACTCGTCGACGTGATCGATCAGTTGCTGCTTCGCTCGACCTACGACGAGCAGCTTCAGGAGTTCTTCGCGCTGGCCTCGAAGAAGGCGCTGTTGGACGAACAAAAGACCGCGGCCGAACGCCAGTCGAGTCAGGAGTACGCCGAACTCGAGGACCGACTGGCCGTCCTCCGGGTCCGGGTCAACGACACGATGCAGGAACTCTTAGAGCAGGGCGGCTACCGACAGCTCTGCCGGGACATCGCGGGCGAGTCGTTCGAAACGGAATAG
- a CDS encoding Lrp/AsnC family transcriptional regulator, with the protein MSEREVLESLRENARYSAADIARMTDLEEAEVEATIEELEAAGVVRGYQAVVDWDKLADERVRAEVELNVTLDRETGYDDIAERLARFPEVKALRLISGDYDFDMEVEGDSIREVSQFISEKVAPVPEITQTVTHYVMTSYKENGIELGDGEDDDRLSFSP; encoded by the coding sequence ATGAGCGAACGCGAGGTGCTCGAGTCCCTTCGTGAGAACGCGCGGTACTCCGCGGCCGATATCGCGCGAATGACCGACCTCGAGGAAGCCGAGGTCGAGGCCACCATCGAGGAACTCGAGGCGGCAGGCGTCGTCCGCGGGTACCAGGCGGTCGTCGACTGGGACAAGCTCGCCGACGAGCGCGTCCGGGCCGAGGTCGAGTTGAACGTCACGCTCGACCGCGAGACCGGCTACGACGACATCGCAGAGCGCCTCGCACGGTTTCCGGAGGTCAAAGCCCTCCGGCTGATCAGCGGCGACTACGACTTCGACATGGAGGTCGAGGGCGACTCCATCCGCGAGGTCTCGCAGTTCATCAGCGAAAAGGTCGCGCCGGTCCCCGAGATCACCCAGACAGTCACCCACTACGTGATGACCTCCTACAAGGAGAACGGGATCGAACTCGGTGACGGCGAGGACGACGACCGGCTTTCCTTCTCGCCCTGA
- a CDS encoding thioredoxin family protein has protein sequence MVLKESESDLEAGDPAPEFELEGVDGETYSLERFADDEALLVVFTCNHCPYAQAKFDLLNELAAEYDDVSVVGINPNDAEEYPDDSFEKMRAFVDEGKIEYDAYLRDESQDVARAYGAVCTPDPFLFERDDGAFRLAYDGRLDDAPNPDDEPSRFQIREAIDAVLAGEDVDLEWQPSRGCSIKWKDD, from the coding sequence ATGGTTCTCAAAGAGTCCGAGTCGGATCTCGAGGCCGGCGACCCCGCCCCCGAGTTCGAACTCGAGGGCGTCGACGGCGAGACCTACTCGCTCGAGCGCTTCGCCGACGACGAGGCGCTGCTGGTCGTGTTCACGTGCAACCACTGCCCGTACGCGCAGGCGAAGTTCGACCTCCTGAACGAGCTGGCCGCCGAGTACGACGACGTCTCGGTCGTCGGGATCAACCCCAACGACGCCGAGGAGTACCCCGACGACTCCTTCGAGAAAATGCGGGCGTTCGTCGACGAGGGGAAAATCGAGTACGACGCGTACCTCCGTGACGAGAGCCAGGACGTCGCGCGGGCCTACGGCGCGGTCTGTACGCCCGATCCGTTCCTGTTCGAACGCGACGACGGCGCGTTCAGGCTCGCCTATGACGGCCGCCTCGACGACGCGCCCAACCCCGACGACGAGCCGAGCCGCTTCCAGATCCGCGAGGCGATCGACGCCGTGCTGGCCGGCGAGGACGTCGACCTCGAGTGGCAGCCCTCCCGGGGCTGTTCGATCAAGTGGAAAGACGACTGA